The Alkalihalophilus pseudofirmus nucleotide sequence TTACTTTCTTCCTCTGACTGTCTAGCACGTACTTCAGTCATGTGACTTCCCTTCCTTCTGATGTTCTAAAGCAATCAATAGTAACTGTTTAATGTGATGATCATCTAATGAGTAAAAGGCAAGCTTCCCTTCTTTACGGAATTTTACAATGCCTTGTTTATGCAGAGTCCGCAGGTGATGGGAGGCCGTTGCTACAGAGGAACCAATAATATTTGCAATGTCACATACACATAATTCCTCTTCCTCACAAAGAGAATATGTGATCTTTGCCCGGTTGACGTCAGCTATCGCTTTGAATAGCTGTGCAACCCCGCCTAGTTCTTCCCGCCCAATTACCCCTTTTAGACGCGTAACCTTTTCTGCATCAAAGCTATAAATCTCACAAGAATCGTTGCTGCTCATATATGTCCCTCCCAATCAATCAAATGTTTGTTTGAATATAGTATAGCAGGATTTAGCTTAAATGATCAAATGAATGTTTGAATGAATATTATACGCTGGTGTTAGTAATGAAAAGATCAACAAAAAGTTCACGTAATTAAAAAACAGCCTGATTAAGTTCAGACTGTTTAAGCGGTTTGTTTACATACTTATGATCAAACACAATATAAAAGCAACTCCAGAGAGCGGGGTCATAATGACTCTTTCTTTCTTACTTTTTGAAACAAAGTTTGCAAGAGTATTCACTCCAAGGAAAGCGGTGAACACCCAAACTAATACATTAGTTGGCAAACTAGAATTAAAATGAGTAAGCAGACCTGCATGCTTTAAGAATACATACGCCATA carries:
- a CDS encoding ArsR/SmtB family transcription factor gives rise to the protein MSSNDSCEIYSFDAEKVTRLKGVIGREELGGVAQLFKAIADVNRAKITYSLCEEEELCVCDIANIIGSSVATASHHLRTLHKQGIVKFRKEGKLAFYSLDDHHIKQLLLIALEHQKEGKSHD